A window from Gottschalkiaceae bacterium SANA encodes these proteins:
- a CDS encoding 4-hydroxythreonine-4-phosphate dehydrogenase: MNTELLVMLVQNDETVENAYELFQEAKELAVSNWGFKDVGLPKERMIQLVKAMKEAGKTTYLEVMSPDEKGGLESAQLAIDCGFDVVVGSVYADSINELLSNSPAKYYPFMGQLEGHPASLVGTVDEIIQHGKMMLSKGVDGLTIPTYRFVGNKRKLIEAVASEIDVPVISAGSVNSFGRVDELKDAGIWGITIGSAFFTKNFKPNGSFNDNIQVVAEWLQK, translated from the coding sequence ATGAATACTGAATTGTTAGTTATGTTGGTACAAAATGATGAAACTGTAGAAAATGCGTATGAATTATTTCAAGAAGCGAAGGAACTTGCAGTTTCGAACTGGGGATTTAAAGATGTTGGATTGCCAAAAGAAAGAATGATTCAACTGGTAAAAGCGATGAAAGAAGCGGGTAAAACCACGTACCTTGAAGTAATGAGTCCAGATGAAAAAGGTGGACTTGAAAGTGCTCAATTAGCTATAGATTGTGGATTTGATGTTGTTGTAGGTTCGGTTTACGCGGATTCAATTAATGAACTGTTAAGTAACTCACCCGCAAAATATTATCCTTTTATGGGCCAACTAGAAGGACATCCAGCTTCATTAGTTGGAACTGTTGATGAAATTATTCAACATGGAAAAATGATGTTGAGTAAAGGGGTTGATGGCCTAACGATTCCAACGTATCGGTTCGTGGGAAACAAGCGTAAGCTTATTGAAGCTGTAGCGTCCGAGATTGATGTTCCAGTTATTTCGGCAGGTAGTGTAAATTCATTCGGTAGGGTGGATGAGCTGAAGGATGCTGGGATTTGGGGAATTACGATAGGTAGTGCTTTTTTTACTAAGAACTTTAAACCAAATGGGTCATTCAACGATAATATTCAAGTGGTTGCAGAATGGTTGCAGAAATAA
- the sulP gene encoding sulfate permease, with protein MSQFKPKLFSTMQKYTKEQLIADCTSGVIVAIIALPLSIALAIASGVTPEKGLHTAIIAGFLISLLGGSRVQIGGPTGAFMVIVYGIVMEFGIDGLIISTIMAGLMMILMGVLRLGNMIKFIPYPITTGFTSGIALVIFSSQMKDLFGLQIAEVPVEFIGKWQAYFGAAGSLDWTTMGIGLLALLIIIGWPKVNQKVPGAFVALVVTSVIVQIFHLDIATIGSKFGVLSSSLPSLQVPELSVDKIRLLVGPAFTIAILGSMESLLSAVVSDGMIGGKHRSNMELIAQGVANIASGLFGGIPATGAIARTVANIKNGGRTPVAGMVHALVLLLILVLFMPLAQMVPLTTLAAILIMVAVNMSEWREFQAILKTPKSDVLVLLTTFSITVLVDLVQAIEVGIVLAAFLFVKRMADVSEVQIGTIDAAEELDGEDGSSYEKSSERRKIAPGIQVYEINGPFFFGAADKFIEALNGLGYHTDGLIIGMKNVPAMDATALHAFKRMLKMCEAHHIEVFVSGLGPQPMQVLKRAGIMDLMGEERFFTDLDDALLHAKVQLPKAC; from the coding sequence ATGTCACAATTCAAACCAAAATTATTCAGTACTATGCAAAAATACACAAAAGAACAATTGATTGCAGATTGCACATCTGGTGTAATTGTAGCGATTATTGCTTTACCGTTGTCGATTGCTTTAGCAATTGCATCCGGGGTTACACCGGAAAAGGGATTACATACAGCTATCATTGCAGGCTTTTTAATTTCTTTACTAGGCGGTAGCCGCGTGCAGATTGGGGGACCCACGGGTGCCTTTATGGTAATTGTTTATGGAATCGTCATGGAGTTTGGCATTGATGGATTGATTATCTCCACGATTATGGCAGGACTGATGATGATTCTGATGGGTGTGCTGAGATTGGGAAATATGATTAAGTTCATTCCTTATCCCATCACAACGGGATTTACCAGTGGGATTGCATTGGTAATCTTTTCATCACAGATGAAGGACTTATTTGGACTACAGATTGCAGAAGTACCGGTTGAGTTTATTGGGAAATGGCAGGCATATTTTGGAGCTGCTGGATCTTTAGATTGGACAACTATGGGTATTGGTTTGCTTGCGCTTTTAATTATCATTGGCTGGCCCAAAGTCAATCAGAAAGTGCCAGGTGCTTTTGTTGCACTGGTTGTTACATCGGTTATTGTACAAATTTTCCATTTGGATATTGCGACCATTGGATCGAAGTTTGGTGTGCTATCATCCAGCCTCCCATCACTGCAAGTACCAGAGTTGTCTGTCGATAAAATACGTTTGTTGGTTGGACCAGCTTTTACCATTGCTATTCTAGGGTCGATGGAATCTTTATTGTCGGCAGTCGTCTCTGATGGGATGATCGGTGGCAAGCATCGATCTAATATGGAATTAATTGCACAGGGTGTTGCCAATATCGCTTCGGGATTATTTGGTGGCATTCCTGCGACTGGTGCCATTGCAAGAACGGTTGCCAATATCAAAAACGGTGGACGCACGCCTGTTGCTGGCATGGTGCACGCGCTGGTTCTATTGTTGATTCTCGTATTGTTTATGCCCCTTGCTCAGATGGTTCCACTTACGACATTGGCGGCTATTTTGATTATGGTTGCAGTAAATATGAGTGAATGGAGAGAGTTTCAAGCGATTCTTAAGACACCAAAAAGTGACGTCTTGGTCTTGTTGACCACCTTTTCTATCACAGTATTGGTGGATTTGGTACAAGCAATTGAGGTTGGAATTGTTTTGGCCGCATTTCTATTCGTCAAGCGAATGGCGGATGTCTCAGAGGTTCAAATTGGTACAATTGATGCTGCGGAAGAGTTGGATGGAGAAGATGGATCTTCTTATGAAAAGTCCAGTGAACGCAGGAAAATAGCACCAGGCATTCAGGTTTATGAGATCAATGGACCCTTTTTCTTTGGAGCTGCCGATAAATTTATTGAAGCGCTTAATGGCCTTGGTTATCACACGGATGGATTGATTATTGGAATGAAGAATGTACCCGCCATGGATGCGACAGCTTTACATGCATTCAAAAGGATGTTGAAGATGTGCGAAGCGCATCATATCGAAGTTTTTGTTTCGGGCCTTGGGCCACAACCCATGCAGGTCCTCAAGAGAGCGGGGATTATGGATTTAATGGGGGAAGAACGATTCTTCACAGATCTAGATGATGCATTGCTTCATGCAAAAGTACAATTACCGAAAGCCTGTTGA
- a CDS encoding glycoside hydrolase family 1 protein, producing MKSFQLPSSFLMGAATAATQIEGGDINSNWYAWSLAGKIKNGESSIVATDHWNRVEEDISLMKELNLGIYRMSIEWSRIEPEEGKWSQDGIEHYRNELTLLKAAGIEPLVSLHHFSSPQWFEELGGWANPKSVKRFERFVEKTVASLGDLVAEYCTINEPNVLATGSYMDGDFPPGHHDDLKGYFAASKHMILAHLIVYEKIHTIRRQRGFEGETKVGFAHHAAVLTIDSKNPLTNLSRKMMDYSFHDLFIKGFVEGKLVIPIGSAYPHGKGQFCDFLGINYYSRHVIKNSWNPAMLFGKVMVDDTLTDEQTNDMGWEIYPQGLFEVIEPLYKAYHLPVYITENGIPDQADHKRAKFIYDHLQQVEKLIESGVDVQRYYYWSLLDNLEWHDGYDPRFGLIEVDYETLERRVRRSGKFYGEVCKGKKITDEIIETYLLEE from the coding sequence ATGAAATCATTTCAATTACCATCCTCTTTTTTAATGGGGGCTGCAACGGCTGCAACGCAAATAGAGGGGGGCGACATCAACAGCAATTGGTATGCCTGGTCTCTTGCTGGCAAAATAAAAAATGGAGAAAGTAGTATTGTTGCGACGGATCATTGGAATCGAGTGGAAGAGGATATTTCCCTCATGAAGGAACTGAATCTTGGAATTTATCGTATGAGTATCGAATGGAGCCGGATTGAACCTGAGGAAGGGAAATGGTCCCAAGACGGCATCGAGCATTATCGAAATGAATTGACGCTGCTGAAGGCTGCGGGCATTGAGCCACTGGTGAGTCTTCATCACTTTTCTAGCCCTCAGTGGTTTGAGGAGTTGGGTGGATGGGCCAATCCTAAATCTGTAAAACGATTTGAGCGTTTTGTAGAAAAAACAGTGGCAAGCTTGGGTGATTTGGTTGCCGAGTATTGTACCATCAATGAACCGAATGTATTGGCAACAGGGTCTTATATGGACGGAGATTTTCCACCCGGTCACCACGATGATCTAAAGGGATACTTTGCTGCATCAAAGCATATGATTCTTGCCCATTTGATAGTCTATGAAAAAATTCATACTATTCGAAGACAAAGAGGATTTGAAGGAGAGACAAAGGTTGGTTTTGCCCATCATGCGGCAGTGCTGACGATAGATTCAAAGAACCCATTGACCAATCTGAGTAGAAAAATGATGGATTATTCATTTCATGATCTCTTTATTAAGGGGTTTGTGGAAGGGAAGCTCGTTATCCCCATTGGTTCTGCTTATCCACATGGAAAAGGACAGTTTTGTGATTTTTTGGGGATTAATTACTATTCTAGACATGTCATTAAGAATTCTTGGAATCCCGCCATGCTTTTTGGAAAGGTGATGGTGGACGATACTCTTACTGACGAGCAAACAAACGATATGGGTTGGGAGATCTATCCACAAGGATTGTTCGAAGTGATAGAACCCTTGTATAAGGCGTATCATTTGCCTGTGTATATCACCGAAAATGGAATTCCTGATCAGGCAGATCATAAGCGTGCGAAATTTATTTATGATCATCTACAACAAGTTGAGAAACTGATTGAATCAGGTGTAGATGTGCAGAGATATTATTATTGGTCCTTGCTGGATAATTTAGAATGGCATGATGGTTATGATCCCCGGTTTGGGTTGATTGAGGTCGATTATGAAACTTTGGAAAGAAGAGTACGTAGAAGTGGCAAGTTCTATGGAGAAGTTTGTAAGGGGAAGAAAATTACGGATGAAATAATAGAAACTTATTTACTGGAGGAATAA
- a CDS encoding MFS transporter yields MKPLSMRIKIGYGLGDLASNFLFQLTVIYLLFFYTDILKISAISAGMIFLLARIWDAINDPVMGLVVDHTKSKHGKARVYLLYGSLPLAIATVMMFQVPGFSQAGRVAYALVTYILWGMLYTLVNIPYSSLTASLTQDPQERTSLSSIRMIFMLIGVICVSVLVEPIVSSYEQPAVGYRVVAIFFAVLSFVFFQLCFLSTKVAKEDQGTEENAYSIKEVWPILLKNGPLLIIAVTSLFGSMASFIRETAAIYFVNYNVGRSEMLPLFLGVVVLSMVVGNLILPRITERFDKKGAYYIGTAIAVIGSLLFHFTPISNLTMIMVLAAVSSVGFAMVGTLGWSMVPDTVEYGEYKTGVRTEGIIYAVFSFSQKLATAVAGLLVATILETTDYVANAAIQSPETLNGILSTLTIIPITLVLISAVAVHFYKIDRVFFKEIQDKLEIENRKQA; encoded by the coding sequence ATGAAACCATTGTCGATGCGTATAAAAATTGGATATGGATTGGGTGATTTGGCAAGTAATTTTTTGTTCCAACTTACGGTGATTTATCTTTTGTTCTTCTATACAGATATTTTGAAAATATCTGCAATTTCGGCGGGGATGATTTTCTTGCTAGCACGCATCTGGGATGCGATCAATGATCCAGTGATGGGTTTGGTTGTAGATCATACGAAATCCAAACATGGCAAGGCGCGGGTGTATTTGCTTTATGGCTCTCTCCCCTTGGCCATAGCAACAGTCATGATGTTTCAAGTTCCGGGATTTTCTCAGGCTGGGCGGGTCGCTTATGCCCTTGTCACCTATATTTTGTGGGGGATGCTTTACACCTTAGTGAATATTCCTTACTCGTCTTTAACCGCTTCTTTGACGCAAGATCCTCAGGAGAGAACCAGTTTGTCTTCTATTAGAATGATCTTTATGTTGATTGGTGTTATTTGTGTTTCTGTGCTTGTGGAGCCGATTGTATCAAGCTATGAGCAACCGGCAGTTGGCTACCGAGTTGTAGCGATTTTCTTTGCTGTCCTTTCCTTTGTTTTCTTCCAACTTTGTTTTCTTTCGACAAAGGTGGCGAAAGAAGACCAAGGGACAGAAGAGAATGCCTACTCGATCAAAGAAGTTTGGCCGATCCTTCTGAAGAATGGTCCCTTGCTTATCATTGCGGTCACCTCGCTTTTTGGATCCATGGCGAGCTTTATTCGGGAGACTGCGGCGATCTACTTTGTAAATTACAATGTGGGTAGAAGTGAAATGCTTCCTTTATTTCTTGGGGTAGTGGTACTTTCCATGGTTGTAGGAAATCTTATTCTTCCGCGGATCACGGAGCGTTTTGATAAGAAAGGGGCTTATTACATCGGTACTGCGATTGCGGTAATTGGCTCACTCTTGTTTCACTTCACGCCGATATCAAACTTGACAATGATCATGGTTTTAGCGGCGGTGAGTAGTGTTGGATTTGCAATGGTTGGAACCTTGGGCTGGTCCATGGTGCCGGACACTGTAGAGTATGGGGAGTACAAAACCGGGGTGCGAACGGAAGGCATCATTTATGCGGTATTTAGTTTCAGCCAAAAGTTGGCGACAGCAGTTGCGGGACTTTTGGTTGCTACGATTTTGGAGACAACGGATTATGTTGCCAATGCTGCAATTCAGAGTCCTGAAACTCTAAATGGGATCTTGAGTACACTAACGATTATTCCCATTACCTTGGTCTTGATTTCAGCAGTTGCTGTGCATTTTTACAAGATTGATCGCGTATTTTTCAAGGAAATACAAGATAAACTTGAAATCGAGAACAGGAAGCAAGCGTAA
- a CDS encoding SDR family NAD(P)-dependent oxidoreductase, translated as MFNFKEKTIIVTGAAQGIGKETAKGIVEGGGDVVILDLNSEKGEATAKEFNGHATFYKIDLGDCKNCREVINTVCAEHDKIDGLINVGGIISKAKFEDISDEEWERTIRINLTGTYSTCSEIYPYFMKNGGGRIVNVSSVAGKIGGGLLGTAAYASSKAGVNGLTKAIAKEGGKYGISCNAVCPSFTHTAMTQSLAEDKEKNDLIINMIPLRRAAEPYEIAQMILFFASDAASFVNGEIGDCDGGIVLD; from the coding sequence ATGTTTAATTTTAAAGAGAAAACAATTATTGTTACAGGCGCAGCACAGGGAATTGGGAAAGAAACTGCAAAGGGAATCGTTGAAGGTGGCGGCGATGTTGTCATCCTAGATCTGAACAGTGAAAAGGGAGAAGCAACCGCTAAAGAGTTTAATGGTCATGCAACATTCTATAAGATTGATCTTGGTGACTGCAAAAACTGCAGAGAAGTCATAAATACCGTTTGTGCTGAACATGATAAAATTGACGGACTGATCAATGTAGGTGGCATCATCTCTAAAGCAAAATTCGAAGATATATCGGATGAGGAATGGGAGAGAACGATTAGAATCAATTTAACAGGAACTTATAGTACGTGTAGCGAAATCTATCCCTACTTCATGAAAAATGGCGGGGGAAGAATCGTCAACGTATCGTCCGTTGCAGGAAAGATCGGTGGTGGATTGTTGGGTACTGCCGCTTATGCATCAAGTAAAGCTGGGGTGAATGGGCTAACGAAAGCCATCGCAAAAGAAGGTGGAAAATACGGAATTAGTTGTAATGCAGTATGCCCGTCTTTCACTCATACTGCTATGACCCAATCATTGGCAGAAGATAAAGAAAAAAATGATTTGATTATTAATATGATTCCTCTTCGAAGAGCGGCGGAGCCTTATGAAATCGCTCAAATGATTTTATTCTTTGCAAGCGATGCAGCAAGTTTCGTCAATGGTGAAATTGGCGACTGCGACGGTGGGATTGTTCTAGATTAG
- the putR gene encoding proline utilization transcriptional regulator PutR produces MNKEIIIDAVLQGEPLDQLVDMVGLLLDNPIVIIGQSFEIVSYTRNFEVENELWLNAVKRGFITLEFGATLNNWDQFVAEGQAYIDFSKIDNQNKRRFYQITYQDCVIGYLNVLECNHQLDKNKAEDYEFACKVIAKELFLQKERYHPDSNVQDEDILLDLYYERFKSKEHLFHRASHLDIYHFGIYQVITSDISELISYNVETDNLKNELKGLLGDSVIIIVGHILAILLCGRTFKSDIQINKFLIQSKLEFNVSNVFTELYDFKIYFSKAREARTLKKYLTNKSRIVFYNDIKLYETLSLALDKVDYLDLVDSRIIKIQLFDLVNGTSYLETIRSYLENEKSVQAVAESLYIHRNTVNYRIKKIKELFNINFDNYDQLVQLYISTKLLMINESKKNKD; encoded by the coding sequence ATGAACAAAGAAATAATAATTGATGCGGTTTTACAAGGCGAACCACTGGATCAATTGGTTGATATGGTGGGGCTGCTACTGGATAATCCGATTGTTATCATCGGACAGTCTTTTGAAATTGTTTCCTATACTCGGAATTTTGAGGTTGAGAATGAACTGTGGTTAAACGCGGTAAAGCGAGGATTTATCACACTAGAATTTGGCGCTACACTCAACAATTGGGATCAGTTCGTTGCTGAGGGGCAGGCGTATATTGATTTCTCGAAAATTGATAATCAAAATAAGCGGAGATTCTATCAAATCACCTATCAGGATTGTGTGATCGGTTATCTAAATGTACTGGAGTGCAATCATCAATTAGATAAGAATAAGGCGGAGGATTATGAGTTTGCTTGTAAGGTGATTGCCAAGGAATTATTTTTACAAAAGGAGCGATATCATCCTGATTCAAATGTTCAGGATGAAGATATTCTATTGGATTTGTATTATGAGCGATTTAAGTCAAAAGAGCATCTTTTTCATCGTGCTTCACATTTAGATATCTATCATTTTGGTATTTATCAAGTGATCACGTCGGATATTAGCGAACTGATCTCCTATAATGTTGAAACGGACAATCTGAAGAATGAGTTAAAAGGGTTACTCGGAGATTCAGTGATTATTATTGTGGGACATATTTTAGCGATTCTATTGTGCGGGAGAACGTTTAAAAGCGATATTCAAATCAATAAATTTTTAATTCAAAGCAAACTTGAATTCAATGTTTCAAATGTTTTTACGGAACTGTATGATTTTAAAATCTATTTTTCAAAAGCCCGAGAAGCAAGAACTTTGAAAAAGTATCTGACAAACAAATCGAGAATTGTTTTTTACAATGATATCAAGCTCTATGAGACATTGTCGCTTGCGCTCGATAAAGTCGATTATTTAGATTTGGTGGATAGTAGGATTATAAAAATACAGTTGTTTGATTTAGTGAATGGGACAAGTTATTTGGAAACAATCAGATCCTATTTGGAAAATGAAAAGTCTGTTCAAGCGGTAGCGGAAAGTCTTTATATCCATCGCAACACGGTGAATTATCGGATAAAAAAAATAAAAGAGTTATTCAATATTAACTTTGATAATTATGATCAACTGGTGCAATTGTATATTTCCACGAAACTTTTGATGATCAATGAGTCAAAAAAGAATAAGGACTAG
- a CDS encoding serpin family protein: MKKMSVVLFVLVVLLWLTGCTQTERVPVEKVDFKNVTVGTPVYPEGVGVEDFDGKQAIWDTNIVEDEFYEALDQFAYKTAAQVLSESDENQLYSPISLYLATALATVGAEGETQKELLDLLGVDDSEVLARQCGNFYRLLYTDNEIAQLKIANSLWLDKKTSDGDIQFNDTYLNVAKNDFYASVYDVDFSNPDTGLLMGQWIAEQTNGTLSYKFEPNEAQIMSILNTIYFYDEWTDGFNTEKTEEDQFHLANGDTVNCDFMNADFGSHGFEKGEGYMRSSLGLKEAGRMTFILPDQDVSIQDLLATPERIQSIFTEGDHQTGQVIWQIPKFTYGSSMDLVETMKVLGVNCAFEADADFSKMVEGSAFISGIQQNTHIGIDENGVEASAYTEITYCGACPPEGKVEMILDRPFIFAIKSQYGDLLFIGVCMNPSQV; encoded by the coding sequence ATGAAAAAAATGAGTGTAGTTTTATTTGTACTTGTGGTACTTTTATGGTTGACGGGGTGTACGCAGACGGAGAGGGTACCTGTTGAAAAGGTGGATTTTAAAAATGTTACAGTGGGAACACCGGTGTATCCGGAGGGGGTTGGGGTCGAAGATTTTGATGGAAAGCAAGCAATCTGGGATACTAATATCGTTGAAGATGAGTTTTATGAGGCCTTGGATCAATTTGCTTATAAGACCGCAGCACAGGTTCTATCGGAGTCGGATGAAAATCAATTGTACAGTCCAATCAGTTTGTATCTTGCGACAGCATTAGCGACGGTGGGCGCAGAGGGAGAAACACAGAAAGAGTTACTTGATTTATTGGGCGTTGATGATTCTGAAGTTCTGGCTAGGCAGTGCGGGAACTTTTATCGATTACTTTACACAGACAACGAAATCGCACAATTAAAAATAGCGAACTCCTTGTGGTTAGATAAGAAAACCAGTGATGGAGACATACAGTTCAATGATACGTATTTGAATGTTGCAAAGAATGATTTTTACGCTTCTGTTTATGATGTTGATTTTTCGAATCCAGACACAGGTCTTCTGATGGGACAATGGATTGCTGAACAAACGAATGGAACTTTGTCCTATAAATTTGAACCAAATGAAGCACAGATTATGAGCATCCTAAATACGATTTATTTTTATGATGAATGGACAGACGGTTTCAACACTGAAAAAACAGAGGAAGATCAATTTCATTTGGCAAATGGTGATACGGTTAATTGTGATTTTATGAATGCGGACTTTGGGTCTCATGGATTTGAAAAGGGCGAGGGCTATATGCGTAGTTCATTGGGATTGAAAGAAGCGGGGAGGATGACTTTTATCCTTCCCGATCAAGACGTCTCGATTCAAGATCTTCTTGCTACACCCGAGCGGATTCAATCGATTTTCACAGAAGGCGACCATCAAACCGGCCAAGTGATCTGGCAGATTCCAAAATTCACCTACGGTTCCAGTATGGATTTAGTTGAAACAATGAAAGTTTTGGGGGTAAATTGCGCTTTTGAAGCGGATGCAGACTTTTCGAAGATGGTTGAGGGATCGGCGTTTATCTCGGGTATTCAGCAAAACACCCATATCGGCATTGATGAAAACGGTGTTGAGGCATCGGCCTATACAGAAATCACTTATTGCGGTGCTTGTCCGCCGGAAGGAAAAGTGGAAATGATTCTAGATCGACCCTTTATCTTTGCTATCAAGTCTCAATATGGGGATCTGTTGTTTATAGGTGTGTGTATGAATCCGAGTCAAGTATAG
- a CDS encoding bile acid:sodium symporter family protein has protein sequence MNSLKKLSKFLSDQTSLFVILIAILAFVLPSTFSWVKGNTQTLILGLIMLTMGMTLSTKDFSILAQRPLDILIGSLAQYTIMPILAFSITKLLHLPTEIAIGLILVGCCPGGVSSNIMSFLCKGDVAFSVGMTTVSTLISPVLTPLLMLKLAGQSVNIDGLGMFVSIVQVTILPILLGFGFNYFFGEKDWFSDLRQVMPGVSVIGLALIVGGVIAAVGTSFFQSGLIIFIAIFCHNTLGYLAGYSVGKLFNMSMPKRRTISIEVGMQNAGLATNLASAHFAAYPMAAVAAAVSCVWHSISGTLLAGLYIQLDKRQTSRMCKMKSRSNQA, from the coding sequence ATGAATAGCTTAAAAAAACTCAGTAAATTTTTATCGGATCAAACTTCACTATTCGTAATATTAATTGCCATATTAGCCTTTGTATTACCATCGACTTTTTCCTGGGTAAAAGGGAATACACAAACATTAATTTTAGGACTAATCATGTTAACAATGGGAATGACCTTGTCCACAAAGGATTTTTCAATTTTGGCACAAAGACCACTGGATATTTTAATTGGTTCATTGGCTCAATACACCATCATGCCCATACTCGCATTCTCGATTACAAAATTGCTTCATTTGCCAACTGAAATTGCAATCGGCTTAATCCTAGTCGGCTGTTGTCCTGGTGGCGTATCATCAAACATCATGTCCTTCTTATGCAAAGGAGATGTTGCCTTTTCTGTCGGTATGACCACCGTTTCAACACTGATTTCTCCTGTTTTAACCCCTCTCTTGATGTTGAAATTGGCAGGGCAAAGCGTTAATATCGATGGACTTGGCATGTTTGTTTCAATTGTTCAAGTCACGATTTTACCGATTCTATTAGGCTTTGGATTCAACTACTTTTTTGGTGAAAAAGACTGGTTTTCCGATCTTCGACAAGTCATGCCTGGCGTTTCCGTCATTGGTTTGGCACTAATCGTTGGCGGTGTCATCGCAGCTGTAGGAACTTCCTTTTTCCAATCAGGTTTGATAATTTTCATTGCAATTTTCTGTCACAATACTTTGGGTTATCTAGCCGGATATAGTGTGGGAAAACTCTTTAACATGTCAATGCCCAAGAGGAGAACCATTTCAATTGAAGTGGGTATGCAAAATGCTGGATTAGCAACAAACTTAGCTTCAGCCCACTTTGCCGCATATCCAATGGCAGCTGTTGCGGCGGCTGTAAGCTGCGTGTGGCACTCAATCTCTGGAACTTTGCTTGCCGGTTTATATATTCAACTCGACAAGCGCCAAACTTCAAGGATGTGCAAAATGAAGTCGCGTTCAAATCAAGCATAG
- a CDS encoding 2-keto-3-deoxygluconate permease: MTTTKKGFKIPRIPGDLIIYPMVIGVILNSFIPQFLNMGGFLTAIKGGTAALVGIFLFFLGASLDIRSTPQAIKRGGIVIATKVLASVGLGLLVAFVFKDNFFGLSSLAIIGGVSVANNALYSGITAEYGTDAEKGAVGITILSVGPIVTMIALSSAGLASISIWSIIGCILPLVLGIVLGAAFSYLKEILSVCYPGCIIVVGFALGANMSFTQLFQGGVQGILLGVISSVVIGAITIMMDKITGGTGVAGAAISSNAASGVANPAALAAVDPAFAAIAPIATSQIAASVILTAFLAPLITGWVHKRNLKKLENTKVNTKKVAA; this comes from the coding sequence ATGACGACTACAAAAAAAGGTTTTAAAATTCCTCGAATTCCTGGCGATTTAATTATCTACCCCATGGTTATCGGTGTGATATTAAATTCCTTTATCCCTCAATTTCTAAATATGGGCGGATTCTTAACAGCAATAAAAGGCGGCACTGCGGCACTCGTGGGCATCTTCTTGTTCTTCTTAGGTGCTAGTTTGGATATTCGTTCAACACCTCAAGCTATCAAAAGAGGCGGCATTGTCATTGCGACAAAGGTATTGGCTTCCGTAGGACTTGGCTTGCTAGTTGCCTTCGTGTTTAAGGATAATTTCTTTGGATTGTCTTCTCTTGCCATCATCGGTGGTGTTTCAGTAGCGAATAACGCACTATACTCTGGCATCACAGCAGAATATGGTACCGATGCTGAAAAAGGAGCCGTTGGCATTACCATTTTGTCTGTTGGACCAATCGTTACAATGATTGCCCTTTCATCTGCTGGTTTGGCATCCATTTCAATCTGGTCCATTATTGGATGTATTTTACCACTTGTTTTGGGGATCGTCTTGGGTGCTGCATTCTCATACTTAAAAGAAATTTTATCTGTATGCTATCCAGGATGCATTATCGTTGTCGGATTCGCTTTAGGTGCAAACATGAGTTTCACTCAATTATTCCAGGGCGGCGTTCAAGGAATCTTATTGGGAGTTATTTCATCTGTGGTTATTGGAGCAATCACCATTATGATGGATAAGATTACCGGAGGTACTGGTGTTGCTGGTGCTGCAATCTCTTCCAACGCAGCAAGTGGTGTCGCCAATCCCGCGGCATTGGCTGCTGTTGATCCTGCTTTTGCAGCCATTGCCCCCATTGCGACTTCTCAAATCGCAGCGTCTGTTATCCTCACCGCATTTTTAGCTCCCTTAATCACCGGATGGGTTCATAAGAGAAATCTAAAAAAACTGGAAAACACCAAGGTAAATACAAAGAAAGTAGCCGCTTAA